The proteins below are encoded in one region of Pochonia chlamydosporia 170 chromosome Unknown PCv3seq00030, whole genome shotgun sequence:
- a CDS encoding restless-like transposase (similar to Metarhizium robertsii ARSEF 23 XP_007816583.1), producing the protein MSASEFLESSPISIDDVPIDFELPVPSTPASSAESSLTPFSPPPTTLPTPDKYDTRLWGHFPGWVWSERSKDNYSWAWEYGYDIQHDDERRWVCKPCIQKNDPRPKNFVAIGLQNALNHLYKDHGISAPDNKTKSGLQKKAEEKPGSKRPRSIVDIWKLDPLRPREQAIANSMIRGFNRNHFQRLLIEWIVDTNQPFSVVEHERLRDIFEYLNPAVKITNANISDTTVRALINSEFKKHKARVIEALRKSPGLIHVSFDGWRARNRHSLYGIVCFFRDENSKPHKVALGVPEVRRHSGNNIATEVLYTIEAFGIEENIGYFTLDNAENNDTALEAIGKKLGFNGARRRGRCFGHIVNLSAKALLFGKDTDAFEEQLSGAEALSEAEYELWRQKGPVGKLHNFVVDVDRSDRLTYLLKELQEYDISMSDDPKIRSKSPVSVVLDNDTRWLSQLYMIRRALRLRRYFELLVAKFRIQWEEENTSKRTGQLKKSAVRPRILRDENQLTANDWSVLQHFATILGYYEDAVKTLEGDGLIRKRKRGYTGSYGNVWDVINGFEFLLGKLEKYKAMAKDFPDPEQFRIGINMAWEKLDKYYTILDTTPIYYTALALHPAYRWGWFEQAWVHKPDWIRSAKRIVQEVWDESYRDFHIVVASNDEPVAKRQKQYYNAFEEHCEQSRIDSIQTEPLLDDDTIGDEYERWQSSHESTDKTVRDPIAYWHEKRLQYPRLSRMALDFVTIQSMSAECERMFSAAGQMVVPQRCNLQAQTVGMCQVLRSWFRAGIINDLDPLFLSIIEEKKELEGIHLNDDEFRRRELSWLAAAAKTAGH; encoded by the coding sequence atgagcgcttcggaattcctagaatcgtccccaatttctatcgatgatgtcccaattgacttcgaactcccagtgccttccacgcctgcttcttctgccgagagctcattgacgccgttctccccgccgccgacgacattgcccactcctgataagtacgatacgcgtctttggggacattttccgggttgggtatggtcagaaagaagcaaagacaactactcatgggcttgggaatatggatacgacatacaacatgacgacgagcgcagatgggtctgcaagccgtgtattcagaagaacgaccccagacctaagaatttcgttgctattggccttcagaatgcgctgaatcacttatacaaggatcacggaatatctgcaccagataacaagacaaagtccggcttgcaaaagaaagccgaggagaagccagggagcaagaggccaagatcgattgtggatatatggaagctcgaccctttaagacctcgagaacaggcgattgccaactctatgatacgcggatttaatcgaaatcactttcaacgtctcctgatcgagtggatagtcgacacgaatcagccctttagtgttgttgaacatgagagactccgggatatcttcgaataccttaaccctgcagtcaagatcacgaacgccaacatctctgataccacagttcgcgcgctcatcaactccgaatttaaaaagcacaaggcgcgcgtcattgaagccctgcgaaagagccccggcttaatacacgtcagctttgacggatggagggcgcggaatcgacactcgttatacggtatcgtgtgcttcttcagggacgagaatagcaagccccacaaggtcgctctgggggtccccgaagtccgcagacattcggggaacaacattgcaacagaagtcctttataccatcgaggcttttggcatcgaggagaatattgggtattttacccttgacaatgccgagaacaacgacacagcacttgaggctattggcaaaaagctcggcttcaatggcgctcgaaggcgaggccgctgcttcggccatatagtcaatctgtctgcgaaggcactactgttcgggaaggatacagacgcgttcgaagaacaactttctggtgcagaagcgctgtctgaagccgaatacgaactttggcgacagaaagggccggttgggaagctccataatttcgtcgtggatgttgatcgatcggacagactgacatacctgttgaaagaacttcaagagtacgacatatccatgtcggacgatccgaaaatacggtcaaaaagccccgtctcggtagtgctagataacgatacgcgctggctttcccagctctatatgatccgccgcgccttgagacttcgaaggtacttcgaactgctagtcgcgaagttccgaatccaatgggaggaggagaatacatcaaaaagaactggccagttgaaaaagtcggctgtccggcctcgaatccttagagacgagaaccaacttacggccaacgattggtctgtacttcaacacttcgcgacgatccttggatactatgaagatgcagtcaagactctagaaggcgacggtttaatcaggaaacgcaagaggggttatactggttcatatggaaacgtttgggatgtgatcaatgggtttgaattcctgcttggcaagctcgaaaaatataaggcgatggcaaaagattttcctgaccccgaacagttcaggatcggcataaatatggcctgggagaaattagacaagtattacactattctcgacacaacaccgatatattataccgccctcgcactccacccggcatacagatggggatggttcgagcaggcctgggtacataagcccgactggatcagatctgcaaaaaggatagttcaagaagtgtgggacgagtcctatcgagatttccatattgtggtggcctcaaatgacgagcctgttgcaaaacgacagaagcaatactacaatgccttcgaagagcattgcgaacagtcccgtatcgactccatacagacagagcctctactggacgacgacacgattggcgacgaatacgaacgatggcaatcgagccatgagagcactgacaagactgtgcgagatccgatagcgtattggcatgagaagcgcctgcaataccctcgtctctcccgaatggccctcgactttgtcacaatacaatcaatgtctgcagaatgtgagaggatgttctcggcagcagggcagatggttgttccccaacggtgcaatcttcaggcgcaaacagttgggatgtgtcaggtattgaggtcgtggtttcgggcaggcattatcaacgacctagatccgttatttctctcgatcatagaggagaagaaagagctcgagggcatccatcttaatgatgatgagttcagaagacgggagctatcgtggctcgctgccgcggcgaaaacagctggccattga